The Rhodothermales bacterium genome has a window encoding:
- a CDS encoding 4-alpha-glucanotransferase — AVLPMQDVLGLRSEGRVNTPGTVGAPNWGWRFQPEQLTHEAVERLRELTAVYGRVVASALSAR, encoded by the coding sequence TCGCGGTGCTCCCCATGCAGGATGTGCTCGGTCTCCGCAGCGAAGGCCGGGTCAATACGCCGGGGACGGTCGGCGCCCCCAACTGGGGCTGGCGCTTCCAGCCAGAGCAACTCACACATGAGGCGGTGGAGCGACTGCGGGAGCTGACGGCGGTGTATGGGAGGGTGGTGGCCAGCGCCCTGTCAGCCCGCTGA
- a CDS encoding type II toxin-antitoxin system VapC family toxin, whose amino-acid sequence MKYLLDTNVISELVTRNPERRVLEWLDSQEPNSIYLSVITLGELQKGIARLADSERKRQLELWLFDDLLYRFQSRILLLDIQSSITWGELVGRLSVEGRTLPAIDSLIAAIALQHRCTLVTRNTADFSMTDVPLLNPWEAIL is encoded by the coding sequence ATGAAATATCTTCTGGATACAAACGTCATTTCAGAGCTTGTCACAAGAAATCCTGAAAGACGTGTGCTGGAGTGGCTCGACTCCCAGGAACCGAACAGCATTTACCTGAGCGTCATCACACTAGGGGAACTACAGAAAGGCATCGCCCGGTTGGCCGATTCTGAACGCAAGCGCCAGCTCGAATTGTGGCTTTTTGACGATCTGCTGTATCGCTTCCAATCGCGGATACTCCTGCTGGACATCCAGTCAAGCATCACATGGGGCGAGCTGGTCGGCCGCCTATCCGTCGAAGGGCGCACCTTACCCGCTATCGATTCACTCATCGCCGCAATCGCACTACAGCACCGCTGCACCCTTGTCACACGAAATACGGCCGACTTTTCCATGACGGATGTGCCCCTATTGAATCCCTGGGAAGCCATTCTGTAA